Proteins from a single region of Streptomyces spectabilis:
- a CDS encoding MFS transporter — protein sequence MDGLAAQGKDDRGEETGGAAPVRDPKRWLILVVLCLSTLVLVVDNMILTVAIPPIAEDIDATASDIQWILDSYMLVFAGLLLTSGSLSDRFGRRKVMVIGLVLFGAASLIATIANSPEQLIAGRVLMGIGGALIMPSTLSILITVFDEEERPRAIAAWSAVAMVGLVGGPVFGGALLGHFWWGSVFLINLPIVGLAIIAALILMPESKGPWRKADPLGIVLSVVGMVALVWTITEWPKEGFDHPKVFVAGIVAVVALVGFAFWETRVDEPMVPIELFRNRVFTGASFSIVLLTFANGGLLLVLTQYLQFVLHYSPTKTGWAFAPLAVASLVFNTLGATLGQKLGNRVLVAVGLTITAGGFFTLTTLEPGDGFSIVAVAMVLMGMGGGLAMPAAVAALMSAVPGEHAGVGSALNDTVQQAGAALGVALLGSVLSSTYAKEMPASAGDVADNSVVEGLAEAARTGNAALGDAVRSAFTDAMSATFVTGAAAVLVAAVLSLFLMKPGPDAPAVDEDREPDLVSH from the coding sequence ATGGACGGGCTTGCAGCACAGGGCAAGGACGACCGGGGGGAGGAAACGGGCGGCGCGGCCCCGGTGCGTGACCCGAAACGTTGGCTGATCCTCGTCGTGCTGTGCCTGAGCACGCTGGTCCTGGTCGTGGACAACATGATCCTGACCGTGGCGATCCCGCCCATCGCCGAGGACATCGACGCCACCGCCTCCGACATCCAGTGGATCCTCGACTCGTACATGCTGGTCTTCGCGGGCCTGCTGCTGACGTCCGGTTCACTCTCGGACCGCTTCGGGCGCCGCAAGGTGATGGTGATCGGCCTCGTCCTCTTCGGCGCGGCCTCACTGATCGCGACGATCGCGAACAGCCCCGAGCAGCTGATCGCGGGCCGCGTGCTCATGGGCATCGGCGGCGCGCTGATCATGCCCAGCACCCTCTCGATCCTCATCACCGTCTTCGATGAGGAAGAGCGGCCCAGGGCCATCGCGGCCTGGAGCGCCGTGGCGATGGTCGGCCTCGTCGGCGGCCCGGTGTTCGGCGGCGCCCTGCTCGGCCACTTCTGGTGGGGCTCGGTCTTCCTGATCAACCTGCCCATCGTGGGCCTCGCGATCATCGCCGCGCTCATCCTGATGCCGGAGTCCAAGGGGCCCTGGCGCAAGGCCGACCCGCTCGGCATCGTCCTGTCGGTCGTCGGCATGGTCGCCCTCGTGTGGACGATCACCGAGTGGCCGAAGGAAGGCTTCGACCACCCGAAGGTGTTCGTCGCCGGGATCGTGGCCGTGGTCGCCCTCGTCGGCTTCGCCTTCTGGGAGACGCGCGTCGACGAGCCGATGGTCCCCATCGAGCTGTTCCGCAACCGCGTCTTCACCGGCGCCAGCTTCTCGATCGTCCTGCTGACCTTCGCCAACGGCGGTCTGCTGCTGGTCCTGACCCAGTACCTGCAGTTCGTCCTGCACTACTCGCCGACGAAGACCGGCTGGGCCTTCGCACCGCTCGCCGTCGCCTCCCTCGTCTTCAACACGCTGGGCGCCACGCTCGGCCAGAAGCTGGGCAACCGCGTCCTGGTGGCCGTCGGTCTCACCATCACCGCCGGCGGCTTCTTCACCCTCACCACGCTCGAGCCCGGTGACGGCTTCAGCATCGTCGCCGTCGCCATGGTCCTGATGGGCATGGGCGGCGGTCTCGCGATGCCCGCCGCGGTGGCCGCCCTCATGAGCGCGGTTCCCGGTGAGCACGCCGGTGTCGGCTCCGCCCTCAACGACACCGTCCAGCAGGCGGGCGCCGCCCTCGGCGTCGCGCTCCTCGGCTCCGTCCTCTCCAGCACGTACGCCAAGGAGATGCCTGCCTCGGCCGGTGACGTCGCGGACAACTCCGTCGTCGAGGGCCTCGCCGAAGCCGCCCGTACGGGGAACGCGGCCCTTGGGGACGCGGTGCGGTCCGCCTTCACCGACGCGATGTCCGCGACCTTCGTGACCGGGGCGGCCGCCGTCCTCGTCGCCGCGGTCCTCTCCCTCTTCCTGATGAAGCCCGGGCCCGACGCGCCCGCCGTCGACGAGGACCGGGAGCCGGACCTCGTCTCCCACTGA
- a CDS encoding TfoX/Sxy family protein, whose product MAYDEVLADRIRERLEPEGVTAKKMFGGITFLLQGNALANLYEEGLMVRVGPEGMEEALGRPGARQFVFRGKEQNGWVVLAEETLDDEVLDDWLKWAMEVTAELPPK is encoded by the coding sequence ATGGCGTACGACGAGGTGCTGGCGGACCGGATCAGGGAACGGCTTGAGCCGGAGGGGGTGACCGCGAAGAAGATGTTCGGCGGGATCACCTTCCTGCTCCAGGGCAACGCCCTGGCCAATCTCTACGAGGAGGGCCTGATGGTGCGCGTCGGGCCCGAGGGGATGGAAGAGGCCCTGGGCCGCCCCGGGGCCAGGCAGTTCGTGTTCCGCGGCAAGGAGCAGAACGGCTGGGTGGTCCTCGCGGAGGAGACCCTCGACGACGAGGTCCTGGACGACTGGCTGAAGTGGGCGATGGAGGTCACGGCGGAGCTTCCGCCCAAGTAA
- a CDS encoding NUDIX hydrolase, with product MSFRLAAYAVCVEGGRVLLARHVSRKGESTWTLPGGRVEHAEDPFDAVVREVAEETGCDAVVERLLGVDSRVIPAAERAVPGELDHQNVGVFYQVRITGGQPRPEPDGGGIAESVWTPLPDVAGLCRSSLVDVGLALARTRPPTGHVATVPVGGLIRH from the coding sequence ATGAGCTTCCGGCTGGCGGCGTACGCCGTGTGCGTCGAGGGCGGGCGGGTACTGCTCGCCCGGCATGTGTCGCGGAAGGGCGAGAGCACCTGGACCCTTCCAGGGGGCAGGGTCGAGCACGCGGAGGATCCGTTCGACGCGGTGGTCCGGGAGGTCGCGGAGGAGACCGGCTGCGACGCGGTGGTGGAACGCCTGTTGGGCGTGGACTCCCGGGTGATCCCCGCGGCCGAGCGTGCCGTCCCGGGCGAGCTGGACCACCAGAACGTCGGCGTCTTCTACCAGGTCCGCATCACCGGCGGGCAGCCGCGACCGGAGCCGGACGGCGGCGGCATCGCCGAGTCGGTCTGGACCCCGCTTCCCGATGTCGCGGGCCTGTGCCGGTCATCGCTCGTCGACGTCGGCCTGGCCCTGGCGCGGACCCGTCCGCCGACCGGCCATGTCGCCACCGTCCCGGTGGGCGGCCTGATCCGGCACTGA
- a CDS encoding VOC family protein, whose amino-acid sequence MDITIHTTALPHDDPDASLAFYRDVLGFEVRGDVGQGRMRWITVGPAGQPGTSILLAPPAADPGITEDERRTITEMMAKGTYGWILLATRDLDATFERVQAGDTEVVQEPTEQPYGVRDCAFRDPAGNLVRIQELR is encoded by the coding sequence ATGGACATCACCATCCACACGACGGCTCTCCCGCACGACGACCCGGACGCGTCGCTCGCCTTCTACCGCGACGTTCTCGGCTTCGAGGTCCGTGGCGATGTCGGGCAGGGCAGGATGCGCTGGATCACGGTCGGCCCGGCGGGTCAGCCCGGCACGTCGATCCTGCTGGCGCCGCCCGCCGCCGACCCCGGCATCACCGAGGACGAGCGCCGCACCATCACCGAGATGATGGCCAAGGGCACGTACGGCTGGATCCTGCTGGCCACCCGGGACCTCGACGCCACGTTCGAGAGGGTGCAGGCCGGGGACACCGAGGTCGTCCAGGAGCCGACCGAGCAGCCGTACGGCGTCCGGGACTGCGCCTTCCGCGACCCCGCGGGCAACCTCGTCCGCATCCAGGAGCTGCGCTGA
- a CDS encoding SDR family NAD(P)-dependent oxidoreductase, producing the protein MTDPELPSLEGRVALVTGASGLLGGGIARRFAAAGAAVVLHCREQGERARELAEEIGEAGGDALVVAADLREEDECRRLIGAARDWRGRLDALVNNAGVQPVQPLPGMTAADWRELQEANVTSAFACTQAAAEVMGAQDGGGSVTQIASIEGHQPAPGHAHYASSKAALIMFARAAAVEYGAAGVRVNSVSPGLIGRPGLAEDWPEGVERWGRAAPLSRLGRAEDVGSACVFLASPAASWITGVDLVVDGGVSARPTW; encoded by the coding sequence GTGACTGACCCCGAACTGCCCTCGCTGGAAGGGCGCGTGGCCCTGGTGACCGGGGCCAGTGGGCTGCTGGGCGGCGGGATCGCCCGGCGGTTCGCGGCGGCCGGGGCGGCGGTGGTCCTGCACTGCCGCGAACAGGGCGAGCGGGCGCGGGAGTTGGCCGAGGAGATCGGCGAGGCGGGCGGGGACGCGCTCGTCGTGGCGGCCGACCTGCGCGAGGAGGACGAGTGCCGACGCCTGATCGGCGCGGCCCGCGACTGGCGGGGACGGCTCGACGCTCTGGTGAACAACGCCGGGGTGCAGCCGGTGCAGCCCTTGCCCGGCATGACCGCGGCCGATTGGCGAGAGCTCCAAGAGGCCAACGTGACCAGCGCGTTCGCCTGCACGCAGGCGGCGGCCGAGGTCATGGGCGCGCAGGACGGCGGCGGCAGCGTCACCCAGATCGCCTCCATCGAGGGACACCAGCCCGCCCCGGGACACGCGCACTACGCCTCGTCGAAGGCGGCGCTGATCATGTTCGCGCGTGCGGCTGCCGTGGAGTACGGGGCCGCCGGGGTGCGTGTGAACAGCGTGTCGCCGGGGCTCATCGGGCGGCCGGGGCTCGCGGAGGACTGGCCCGAGGGGGTGGAGCGGTGGGGCCGGGCCGCGCCCCTCTCCCGCCTCGGCCGGGCCGAGGACGTGGGCTCGGCCTGCGTGTTCCTGGCGTCGCCGGCCGCCTCGTGGATCACGGGGGTGGACCTGGTGGTGGACGGCGGGGTGAGCGCCCGCCCTACGTGGTGA
- a CDS encoding cupin domain-containing protein — protein MTPEELIAEHGLVPLEFEGGRFRRTWAGPPDAAGRPVGTAIIMLLTAEPGDFSALHRLPIDEVWHFYRGDALELLLLHPDGSDEVRVLGPGDGEFQTVVPAGAWMGARVRDGGAWALFGTTMAPGFIDEDFEGGDADALAAAYPRQATRIRELCRD, from the coding sequence GTGACCCCTGAGGAACTGATCGCCGAGCACGGGCTGGTGCCGCTGGAGTTCGAGGGGGGCCGGTTCCGCAGGACGTGGGCGGGTCCGCCGGACGCGGCGGGGCGCCCCGTGGGGACGGCGATCATCATGCTGCTGACCGCCGAGCCGGGCGACTTCTCGGCGCTGCACCGCCTGCCGATCGACGAGGTGTGGCACTTCTACCGGGGTGACGCGCTCGAACTGCTGCTCCTGCACCCCGACGGCAGCGACGAGGTGCGCGTACTGGGTCCGGGGGACGGGGAGTTCCAGACCGTCGTACCGGCGGGTGCGTGGATGGGGGCGCGGGTGCGGGACGGCGGCGCGTGGGCGCTCTTCGGTACGACGATGGCGCCCGGGTTCATAGACGAGGATTTCGAGGGCGGGGATGCGGACGCGCTGGCGGCCGCGTATCCGCGCCAGGCGACGAGAATCAGGGAGCTGTGCCGTGACTGA
- a CDS encoding ATP-binding protein: MNHATDLLDQGVGGSYRMSFTVGEHSARPLRRILRLYLGSWGLAGLADEAELALTELVANVVRHVPDRRCAVLLLRRPRGLRVEVTDGSPALPAPADGGPAGEPAEGGYGLRLVDAVTDRWDVTVLPGGAGKTIWFECDDGKDVDGDP, from the coding sequence ATGAATCACGCAACTGACCTCCTTGACCAAGGAGTTGGCGGCAGCTATCGGATGAGCTTCACCGTCGGTGAGCACTCGGCCCGACCGCTGCGGCGGATCCTGCGGCTGTACCTGGGGAGCTGGGGCCTGGCAGGCCTCGCGGACGAGGCCGAGCTGGCGCTCACAGAGCTGGTGGCGAACGTCGTACGGCACGTACCGGACCGCCGCTGCGCGGTGCTGCTGCTGCGCCGCCCGCGAGGGCTCCGCGTGGAGGTGACGGACGGCAGCCCGGCGCTGCCCGCCCCGGCGGACGGCGGCCCGGCCGGCGAACCGGCGGAGGGCGGGTACGGCCTGAGGCTCGTCGACGCGGTCACGGACCGGTGGGACGTTACGGTGCTGCCTGGTGGCGCGGGCAAGACCATCTGGTTCGAGTGCGACGACGGGAAGGACGTGGACGGTGACCCCTGA
- a CDS encoding helix-turn-helix domain-containing protein: protein MVRINELDPSASPLDYYGSELRRLREAAGLNQAELGGCIFCTGSLVGQIETAKKVPTRDFSERLDAALGTDGAFSRLVGLVLRSQLPSWFQAFAEMEAKATYISTYQAQLIYGLLQTKEYARAVLATGMPNNLDDLVAARMERQRILTRERPPLALVILDEATLHRPIGGREVMRGQLAHLLKCAERRWVRIQVLPYSAGEHASLIGSFTALRFEDDPDLVYTEDLISGHMTANPETVREAAFRYANLQAAALSVEESAGLITRVMEERYGLPGPDERAVA, encoded by the coding sequence GTGGTCCGCATCAATGAGCTTGATCCCAGTGCGTCCCCGCTGGACTACTACGGTTCGGAGCTGCGCCGCCTGAGAGAGGCGGCGGGCCTCAACCAGGCCGAGCTGGGCGGGTGCATCTTCTGTACGGGGTCCCTGGTCGGGCAGATCGAGACCGCGAAGAAGGTGCCCACCCGGGACTTCTCGGAGCGCCTCGACGCTGCGTTGGGCACGGATGGTGCGTTTTCGCGCTTGGTGGGCCTGGTGCTGCGCAGCCAGTTGCCGAGCTGGTTCCAGGCGTTTGCCGAGATGGAAGCCAAGGCGACGTACATCTCCACCTACCAGGCCCAGTTGATCTATGGGCTGCTCCAGACCAAGGAGTACGCACGAGCGGTACTCGCCACCGGCATGCCGAACAACCTGGATGACCTGGTTGCTGCGCGCATGGAACGGCAGCGAATCCTCACCCGCGAGCGTCCCCCACTGGCCCTAGTAATCCTCGACGAGGCCACCCTGCACCGCCCCATCGGTGGCCGAGAGGTCATGCGCGGCCAACTCGCTCACCTATTGAAGTGTGCGGAACGGCGCTGGGTTCGCATCCAGGTGTTGCCGTACTCCGCAGGCGAACATGCCAGCTTGATTGGCTCGTTCACTGCGTTGCGCTTCGAGGATGATCCCGACCTCGTCTACACGGAGGACCTCATCTCCGGCCACATGACTGCCAATCCAGAGACCGTCCGCGAAGCGGCCTTCCGTTACGCTAACTTGCAGGCCGCTGCCCTCTCTGTGGAGGAATCAGCGGGACTGATCACCCGCGTGATGGAGGAACGGTATGGGCTACCAGGACCTGACGAACGCGCGGTGGCGTAG
- a CDS encoding DUF397 domain-containing protein, giving the protein MGYQDLTNARWRRSSYSGNTGGECVECAPLDGAAWRKSSHSGSTGGDCLEVTELPGPHIAIRDSKRPAGPHLTVSAAAFTALVSTL; this is encoded by the coding sequence ATGGGCTACCAGGACCTGACGAACGCGCGGTGGCGTAGGTCTTCGTACAGCGGCAACACAGGTGGCGAATGCGTGGAGTGCGCCCCCCTCGACGGCGCGGCCTGGCGCAAGTCCTCGCACAGCGGTAGCACCGGCGGCGACTGCCTAGAAGTCACCGAACTGCCCGGCCCCCACATAGCCATCCGCGACAGCAAGCGCCCCGCCGGGCCCCACCTCACCGTCTCGGCAGCGGCCTTCACGGCCCTCGTGAGCACCCTCTAG
- a CDS encoding DUF4291 domain-containing protein encodes MEHPKHQIRAAHTDTTVTVYQAYAPHIGEPTARNGRFPAAWRRERMTWIKPSFLWMMYRCGWGTKEGQETVLALEISREGFDWALAHACLSHYEPGVHADAADWKRQLKQAPARVQWDPERDLHLRPLPHRSLQLGLAGEASRRYADEWIVSVTDVTERARRVRELVAAGALDRARTLLPTEPVYPAGDALLTHLRP; translated from the coding sequence GTGGAACACCCCAAGCACCAGATCCGAGCCGCCCACACCGACACCACCGTGACCGTCTACCAGGCGTACGCCCCCCACATCGGGGAGCCCACCGCCCGGAACGGGCGGTTCCCCGCCGCGTGGCGGCGGGAGCGGATGACGTGGATCAAGCCCTCGTTCCTGTGGATGATGTACCGCTGCGGCTGGGGTACGAAGGAGGGGCAAGAGACCGTCCTGGCCCTGGAGATCAGCCGGGAGGGCTTCGACTGGGCCCTGGCGCACGCGTGCCTGTCGCACTACGAGCCGGGCGTGCACGCGGACGCCGCGGACTGGAAGCGGCAGCTCAAGCAGGCGCCCGCGCGGGTGCAGTGGGACCCGGAGAGGGACCTTCACCTGCGCCCGCTGCCGCACCGGTCGCTCCAGCTGGGGCTCGCGGGGGAGGCCTCCCGGCGGTACGCGGACGAGTGGATCGTCTCGGTCACCGACGTCACCGAGCGAGCCCGGCGCGTACGGGAGCTGGTGGCCGCGGGCGCCCTCGACCGCGCCCGTACGCTGCTGCCGACGGAGCCGGTCTACCCCGCCGGAGACGCCCTGCTCACCCACCTGAGGCCCTGA
- a CDS encoding TetR/AcrR family transcriptional regulator yields the protein MAGVESDGPDAVTDEPGGAARRPARAYGGKSAEQRRADRRRRLLEAGVDLFGAGPGAYRSASVAALCARAGLSTRQFYEEFRNLEEVLAALHRHVQKAAQGAVVEALAEAAGGTVRERVESAFRAYARVLTAHPHLVRIAFVEVTGVTPELERQRLEARKGWVGLLVAALDEAVERGEIGARDYRVAALGFVGAVNALLYDWTAGYVDADLDTIVEELMRMFMGLLQPPSAEGSAPGC from the coding sequence GTGGCAGGGGTGGAATCCGACGGGCCGGACGCCGTGACGGACGAGCCGGGCGGTGCCGCGCGCCGCCCCGCGAGGGCGTACGGCGGAAAGTCGGCCGAGCAGCGCAGGGCCGACCGGCGGCGGCGCCTCCTGGAGGCGGGCGTCGACCTCTTCGGCGCGGGCCCCGGCGCCTACCGCTCCGCGTCCGTGGCCGCCCTGTGCGCCCGCGCGGGCCTGTCGACGCGGCAGTTCTACGAGGAGTTCCGCAATCTGGAAGAGGTGCTCGCGGCCCTGCACCGGCACGTCCAGAAGGCCGCGCAGGGCGCCGTCGTGGAGGCGCTGGCCGAGGCGGCGGGCGGCACCGTCCGCGAGCGCGTGGAGTCCGCGTTCCGCGCCTACGCGCGCGTCCTCACCGCGCACCCGCACCTCGTACGGATCGCCTTCGTCGAGGTCACCGGCGTCACCCCCGAGCTGGAGAGGCAGCGCCTTGAGGCCCGCAAGGGCTGGGTCGGCCTCCTCGTCGCCGCCCTGGACGAGGCCGTCGAGCGCGGCGAGATCGGCGCCCGCGACTACCGCGTGGCCGCGCTCGGCTTCGTCGGGGCGGTGAACGCGCTCCTGTACGACTGGACCGCCGGGTACGTGGACGCCGACCTGGACACGATCGTGGAGGAGCTGATGCGGATGTTCATGGGTCTGCTCCAGCCGCCCTCCGCCGAGGGCTCGGCCCCGGGCTGTTGA
- a CDS encoding esterase/lipase family protein, translating to MNGPSAPGRRLPRSLRRGAAAVVPVALAATALTAVGTPAHAGEQPRKPSYPVGGVADGVRNFLLSPNAVTGVNDWSCKPSAEHPNPVVLVHGTGVNLGANWVKMGPTLANEGHCVYAFNYGMGSPFNFGGRVGALTGIAKSAETMSGFVDKVLASTGAKKVSVLGHSQGGMMPNYYIKRLGGAKKVDRLVALAPTNHGTTLSGLTNLGHALGLMGLVNGAFDHLNLQGLKDQEDGSDFQKALFADGDTVPGVRYTVIATKHDRVSTPYSQGFLKGDNVRNVVVQDQCPKNPVGHIGLFADGPTTQDVVNALGADKPDFKPSCEDYGPPF from the coding sequence GTGAACGGACCCTCCGCACCCGGCCGCCGTCTGCCGCGCTCCCTGCGCCGCGGAGCCGCCGCCGTCGTGCCCGTCGCCCTCGCCGCCACCGCGCTCACCGCCGTCGGGACCCCGGCGCACGCCGGTGAGCAGCCGCGCAAGCCGTCGTACCCCGTCGGCGGCGTCGCCGACGGCGTCCGCAACTTCCTTCTCAGTCCGAACGCCGTGACCGGCGTGAACGACTGGAGCTGCAAGCCCTCCGCCGAGCATCCGAACCCCGTCGTGCTCGTCCACGGCACCGGCGTCAACCTGGGCGCCAACTGGGTGAAGATGGGCCCGACCCTCGCCAACGAAGGCCACTGCGTCTACGCCTTCAACTACGGCATGGGCAGCCCGTTCAACTTCGGCGGCCGCGTCGGCGCGCTCACCGGCATCGCCAAGTCGGCCGAGACGATGAGCGGCTTCGTGGACAAGGTGCTCGCCTCGACGGGCGCGAAGAAGGTCAGCGTCCTCGGGCACTCGCAGGGCGGCATGATGCCGAACTACTACATCAAGCGGCTCGGCGGCGCGAAGAAGGTCGACCGGCTCGTCGCGCTCGCCCCCACCAACCACGGCACCACCCTCAGCGGCCTGACCAACCTGGGCCACGCGCTCGGCCTCATGGGCCTGGTCAACGGCGCCTTCGACCATCTGAACCTCCAGGGCCTCAAGGACCAGGAGGACGGCTCGGACTTCCAGAAGGCCCTGTTCGCGGACGGCGACACCGTGCCGGGCGTGCGCTACACGGTCATCGCGACGAAGCACGACCGCGTCTCGACCCCGTACAGCCAGGGCTTCCTGAAGGGCGACAACGTCCGCAACGTCGTCGTCCAGGACCAGTGCCCGAAGAACCCGGTCGGCCACATCGGGCTCTTCGCGGACGGACCGACGACCCAGGACGTCGTCAACGCCCTGGGCGCCGACAAGCCGGACTTCAAGCCCTCGTGCGAGGACTACGGGCCCCCGTTCTGA
- a CDS encoding LLM class flavin-dependent oxidoreductase: MRFSINIPNFGDFADPRTVARVAVAAEQAGWDGLFVWDHVVHDKAAQQGKPFGDPWMLLTAAALATSRIRLGTLVTPVARRRPHQLARQVATLDAVSGGRVIFTAGLGGPVDDEYGSFGEPTDPRVLAELLDEGLGLLDRYWSGRAVDHEGPHHRVRDVTLLPATVQRPRPPVWIGGFWPNRPPMRRAARWDGAVPLFQSARHGCVPALAEVRELVAYLRAHRPDGGGAFDVVLGGATPFDPEAAREVIAPLRDAGATWWDERQLQTGPGLDRLAPVLRRVEAGPPAL, encoded by the coding sequence ATGCGCTTCTCGATCAACATTCCGAACTTCGGTGACTTCGCCGACCCGAGGACGGTCGCGCGGGTCGCCGTCGCCGCCGAACAGGCGGGCTGGGACGGCCTGTTCGTCTGGGACCACGTCGTGCACGACAAGGCCGCGCAGCAGGGCAAGCCCTTCGGGGACCCCTGGATGCTCCTGACCGCCGCCGCGCTCGCCACCTCGCGCATCCGGCTCGGCACCCTGGTGACGCCGGTGGCCCGCCGCCGCCCGCACCAGCTCGCCCGGCAGGTCGCCACCCTGGACGCCGTGTCCGGGGGCCGGGTGATCTTCACCGCCGGGCTCGGCGGACCCGTCGACGACGAGTACGGGAGCTTCGGCGAGCCCACCGACCCGCGCGTCCTCGCCGAGCTCCTGGACGAGGGCCTCGGCCTCCTGGACCGCTACTGGTCGGGGCGGGCCGTCGACCACGAGGGTCCGCACCACCGCGTCCGCGACGTCACGCTGCTGCCCGCGACCGTGCAGCGGCCCCGGCCGCCCGTCTGGATCGGGGGCTTCTGGCCCAACCGGCCCCCGATGCGGCGGGCCGCCCGGTGGGACGGGGCCGTGCCGCTCTTCCAGTCCGCCCGGCACGGGTGCGTTCCGGCTCTCGCCGAGGTGCGCGAGCTCGTGGCCTACCTTCGGGCGCACCGCCCTGACGGGGGCGGGGCCTTCGATGTCGTGCTGGGCGGGGCCACGCCCTTCGACCCGGAGGCCGCTCGGGAGGTGATCGCGCCCCTGCGGGACGCGGGTGCCACCTGGTGGGACGAGAGGCAGCTCCAGACCGGGCCCGGTCTGGATCGCCTTGCCCCCGTTCTCCGGCGGGTGGAGGCCGGGCCTCCTGCCCTTTAG
- the ctaD gene encoding cytochrome c oxidase subunit I: MRATVKWLTTTDHKTIGTLYLVTAFAFFCIGGVLALFMRAELARPGTQIMSNEQFNQAFTMHGTIMLLMFATPLFSGFANWLMPLQIGAPDVAFPRLNMFAYWLYLFGSLIAVGGFLTPGGAADFGWTAYAPITDSAHATNIGADMWIMGLALSGFGTILGAVNFITTIICMRAPGMTMFRMPIFTWNVLLTGVLVLLAFPVLAAALFALEVDRKFGAHIFDVANGGALLWQHLFWFFGHPEVYIIALPFFGIISEVIPVFSRKPMFGYMGLVGATIAIAGLSVTVWAHHMYATGGVLLPFFSFMTFLIAVPTGVKFFNWLGTMWKGSLSFETPMLWAVGFLITFVFGGLTGVLLASPPMDFAVTDSYFVVAHFHYVIFGTVVFAMFSGFHFWWPKFTGKMLDERLGKITFWTLFIGFHGTFLVQHWLGAAGMQRRISDYLDVEGFTGLNTLSTIFSFLLGMSLLPFLYNVWKTAKYGEDVKENDPWGYGRSLEWATTCPPPRHNFHTLPRIRSESPAFDLRHPEIAAELAPAPEPAEKAAL, encoded by the coding sequence ATGAGGGCAACCGTGAAGTGGCTGACGACCACCGACCACAAGACGATCGGCACGCTGTATCTGGTGACAGCGTTCGCGTTCTTCTGCATCGGCGGCGTGCTCGCGCTGTTCATGCGCGCCGAGCTGGCCCGGCCCGGCACGCAGATCATGTCGAACGAGCAGTTCAACCAGGCGTTCACGATGCACGGCACGATCATGCTGCTGATGTTCGCGACACCGCTGTTCTCGGGGTTCGCGAACTGGCTGATGCCGCTCCAGATCGGCGCCCCCGACGTGGCGTTCCCCCGCCTGAACATGTTCGCCTACTGGCTGTACCTGTTCGGCTCGCTGATCGCGGTGGGCGGCTTCCTCACGCCGGGCGGCGCGGCGGACTTCGGCTGGACCGCGTACGCGCCGATCACGGACTCCGCGCACGCGACGAACATCGGCGCCGACATGTGGATCATGGGTCTCGCCCTCTCCGGCTTCGGCACGATCCTCGGCGCGGTCAACTTCATCACCACGATCATCTGCATGCGGGCGCCCGGCATGACCATGTTCCGCATGCCGATCTTCACCTGGAACGTGCTCCTGACCGGCGTCCTGGTGCTGCTCGCCTTCCCGGTCCTCGCGGCCGCGCTGTTCGCGCTCGAAGTGGACCGGAAGTTCGGCGCGCACATCTTCGACGTGGCGAACGGCGGCGCGCTGCTGTGGCAGCACCTGTTCTGGTTCTTCGGCCACCCCGAGGTGTACATCATCGCGCTGCCGTTCTTCGGCATCATCTCCGAGGTCATCCCGGTCTTCTCGCGCAAGCCGATGTTCGGCTACATGGGCCTGGTCGGGGCGACCATCGCGATCGCGGGCCTGTCGGTGACGGTGTGGGCGCACCACATGTACGCGACGGGCGGCGTGCTGCTCCCGTTCTTCTCCTTCATGACGTTCCTCATCGCCGTGCCGACGGGCGTGAAGTTCTTCAACTGGCTCGGCACCATGTGGAAGGGCTCACTCAGCTTCGAGACGCCGATGCTGTGGGCCGTCGGCTTCCTCATCACGTTCGTGTTCGGCGGTCTGACCGGCGTGCTCCTGGCGTCCCCGCCGATGGACTTCGCGGTGACCGACTCGTACTTCGTGGTGGCGCACTTCCACTACGTCATCTTCGGCACGGTCGTGTTCGCGATGTTCTCCGGATTCCACTTCTGGTGGCCGAAGTTCACCGGCAAGATGCTCGACGAGCGGCTCGGCAAGATCACCTTCTGGACGCTCTTCATCGGCTTCCACGGCACGTTCCTCGTCCAGCACTGGCTGGGCGCGGCGGGCATGCAGCGCCGCATCTCCGACTACCTGGACGTCGAGGGCTTCACCGGGCTCAACACCCTCTCCACGATCTTCTCGTTCCTCCTGGGCATGTCCCTCCTGCCGTTCCTCTACAACGTCTGGAAGACGGCGAAGTACGGCGAGGACGTCAAGGAGAACGACCCGTGGGGCTACGGCCGCTCCCTGGAGTGGGCGACGACCTGCCCGCCGCCGCGCCACAACTTCCACACCCTGCCGCGCATCCGCTCCGAGTCCCCGGCGTTCGACCTGCGCCACCCCGAGATCGCGGCGGAGCTCGCCCCCGCGCCGGAGCCGGCCGAGAAGGCCGCCCTGTGA